The proteins below come from a single Triticum aestivum cultivar Chinese Spring chromosome 5D, IWGSC CS RefSeq v2.1, whole genome shotgun sequence genomic window:
- the LOC123122726 gene encoding protein kinase PINOID-like: MAAPTAASSSTPPKPPNAAMLQPAPHLPDMADAAPAPNSSSSVSSASSSSTAGRSSAFSVDSAAATPTSSPPRPHRAGDVAWAPIRAALAPVGPRDFTLVRRVGAGDIGTVYLCRLEAEGDQSCAYAMKVVDRRALAKKGKLGRAAAEKRVLRRLDHPFLPTMFADFDAGTDYSCIVMEFCPGGDLHSLRHRMPGRRFPLASARFYAAEVLLALEYLHMMGIVYRDLKPENVLIRGDGHIMLTDFDLSLESTASPALEEACNLTGEDDDGARPIPACFPEVHLLRLMKWRRRAAPRPWPRFVAEPVDARSSSFVGTHEYVAPEVASGGGHGASVDWWAYGVFLYELLYGRTPFVGATNEATLRNIVRAPLECPPLGAGTPHAEAAAARDLIARLLDKDPRARLGSRRGAADVKAHPFFKGLNFALLRSSSPPVVPPPAALHQQRGKASPDVHQLFEQF; the protein is encoded by the coding sequence ATGGCTGCTCCCACCGCAGCGTCTTCGTCGACACCACCCAAACCTCCCAACGCCGCCATGCTGCAGCCCGCGCCGCACCTCCCCGACATGGCCGACGCCGCGCCGGCGCCCAACTCGAGCTCCAGCGTCAGCTCCGCGAgcagcagcagcacggctggcCGCTCGTCCGCCTTCTCCGTCGACTCGGCCGCCGCCACGCCCACCTCGTCCCCGCCGCGCCCGCACCGCGCGGGCGACGTCGCGTGGGCGCCCATCCGTGCCGCCCTGGCGCCGGTCGGCCCGCGGGACTTCACCCTCGTCCGCCGCGTCGGCGCGGGCGACATCGGCACCGTCTACCTctgccgcctcgaggccgagggcgACCAGTCCTGCGCCTACGCCATGAAGGTGGTGGACCGCCGCGCGCTCGCCAAGAAGGGCAAGCTCGGCCGCGCTGCCGCCGAGAAGCGGGTCCTGCGCCGGCTCGACCACCCGTTCCTGCCCACCATGTTCGCCGACTTCGACGCCGGGACGGACTACTCCTGCATCGTCATGGAGTTCTGCCCCGGCGGGGACCTCCACTCCCTCCGCCACCGCATGCCCGGCCGCCGCTTCCCGCTCGCCTCCGCCCGGTTCTACGCCGCCGAGGTGCTCCTCGCGCTGGAGTACCTGCACATGATGGGCATCGTGTACCGGGACCTCAAGCCGGAGAACGTGCTCATCCGCGGCGACGGCCACATCATGCTCACCGACTTCGACCTGTCGCTCGAGTCCACGGCGTCGCCGGCGCTCGAGGAGGCATGCAACTTGACAGGCGAGGACGACGACGGCGCGAGGCCGATCCCGGCCTGCTTCCCCGAGGTGCACCTCCTCCGGCTGATGAAGTGGAGGCGGCGCGCGGCGCCGCGGCCGTGGCCGCGGTTCGTGGCGGAGCCGGTGGACGCGCGGTCGAGCTCGTTCGTGGGGACGCACGAGTACGTGGCGCCggaggtggcgagcggcggcgggcaCGGCGCGTCGGTGGACTGGTGGGCGTACGGCGTGTTCCTGTACGAGCTGCTGTACGGGCGGACCCCGTTCGTGGGCGCCACCAACGAGGCCACGCTCCGCAACATCGTGCGCGCCCCGCTGGAGTGCCCGCCGCTCGGCGCCGGGACGCCGCacgcggaggcggccgcggcgcgggaCCTGATCGCGCGGCTCCTGGACAAGGACCCGCGGGCGCGGCTGGGGTCGCGGCGCGGCGCCGCGGACGTGAAGGCGCACCCGTTCTTCAAGGGCCTCAACTTCGCGCTGCTTCGGTCGTCGTCCCCGCCCGTCGTGCCGCCGCCGGCCGCGCTGCACCAGCAGCGCGGCAAGGCGTCGCCGGACGTGCACCAGCTGTTCGAGCAGTTCTGA